A genomic window from Triticum urartu cultivar G1812 chromosome 7, Tu2.1, whole genome shotgun sequence includes:
- the LOC125519833 gene encoding CAAX prenyl protease 2-like, with amino-acid sequence MLLTVTAACCSSPPRLHPVRSRTNGGGGAGAPPRRAGAAKFRALAAPLLRRSSSSAFICPCSSAPPPTPGDKDCDRELFDEYPFLSSDTPWEPEDVWRTFAAYLLVLHIPLSFGGLGVVAKVLHSSSLDPLTTVVSTAMLQLGELTLGLALLQYTAKPGRQVGTFFAGKFSSRPSWVKETVLWLGLLMSIVFLTSLIADRLIGPEDAYDPILKEILSDGGTSRLVCWFLYCVIAPLSEEIIYRGFLLTALSSSMKWRNAVVVSSVMFSVAHLSGGNFFQLFVVGCITGLAYCRTGTLAASFTIHSLYNAVILFTTMMS; translated from the exons ATGCTGCTGACAGTAACAGCGGCTTGTTGCTCGTCGCCTCCTCGTCTCCACCCCGTGAGAAGTAGAACCAACGGCGGAGGCGGAGCTGGAGCTCCACCCCGTCGTGCTGGCGCCGCGAAATTCAGAGCTCTCGCCGCGCCCCTGCTGcggcgctcgtcctcctctgctTTCATCTGCCCTTGCTCTTCTGCACCTCCTCCTACTCCTGGCGACAAGGACTGCGACCGCGAGCTGTTCGAT GAATACCCATTTCTTTCTTCAGATACTCCATGGGAGCCCGAGGATGTATGGAGGACATTTGCAGCATACCTCCTTGTCTTGCACATTCCCTTGAGCTTTGGAGGACTCGGTGTGGTAgccaaagtgctacattcttccTCACTAGACCCACTGACAACA GTCGTTTCCACAGCCATGCTTCAACTAGGAGAGCTCACTCTGGGTTTAGCACTGTTGCAGTACACTGCAAAGCCTGGCCGTCAAGTTGGTACCTTCTTTGCTGGGAAGTTCTCGTCCAGGCCCAGCTGGGTAAAAGAAACTGTATTATGGTTGGGACTTCTGATGTCTATTGTTTTTCTCACATCTCTGATAGCTGACAGACTGATAGGTCCCGAG GATGCATACGATCCTATATTAAAGGAAATCCTCTCCGATGGTGGAACCTCTAGGCTAGTCTGTTGGTTTCTGTACTGTGTGATTGCTCCATTGTCAGAAGAAATCATTTACCGCGGGTTTCTTCTAACAGCCCTATCTTCCTCGATGAAATGGAGGAACGCTGTCGTCGTAAGTTCAGTTATGTTCAGTGTAGCACACCTCTCGGGGGGAAATTTCTTTCAGTTGTTTGTCGTCGGATGCATCACAGGGTTAGCTTATTGCCGGACTGGAACTTTGGCTGCTTCATTTACCATCCACAGCTTGTACAATGCGGTGATATTGTTTACTACGATGATGTCTTGA